A region of Pseudarthrobacter sp. NIBRBAC000502770 DNA encodes the following proteins:
- the trmD gene encoding tRNA (guanosine(37)-N1)-methyltransferase TrmD: protein MRIDVVSIFPEYLAPLELSLIGKARQDGILDLHVHDLRSFTTDKHRSVDDTPYGGGAGMVMKPEPWAQALSAVAEGHPDGDRKPVLIVPSPAGERFTQALAYELAEEQHLAFACGRYEGIDERVIEWAQEHFTVRPVSLGDYVLNGGEVAVLAMVEAIGRLLPGVVGNPESLVEESHSDGLLEYPVYTKPSVWREREVPPVLLSGNHGRIAQWRRHEQYRRTAERRPDLLEGFDAGSLPRADRTELHNLGYDVVDGRLVRRPGTAAAQSG from the coding sequence ATGCGGATCGACGTCGTCAGCATCTTCCCCGAATACCTCGCCCCGCTTGAACTCTCGCTGATCGGCAAGGCCCGCCAGGACGGCATCCTGGACCTGCATGTCCATGACCTGCGCAGCTTCACCACGGACAAGCACCGTTCCGTCGATGACACCCCATACGGCGGCGGCGCCGGGATGGTCATGAAGCCCGAGCCCTGGGCGCAGGCACTTTCCGCCGTGGCCGAGGGGCACCCGGATGGGGACCGCAAGCCCGTGTTGATTGTTCCTTCGCCGGCGGGGGAGCGGTTCACCCAGGCCCTCGCTTACGAGTTGGCCGAGGAGCAGCACCTGGCGTTTGCGTGCGGGCGGTATGAGGGCATCGATGAGCGGGTCATCGAATGGGCGCAGGAGCACTTCACGGTCCGGCCCGTTAGCCTCGGCGACTACGTCCTGAACGGTGGGGAAGTGGCGGTCCTGGCCATGGTGGAGGCCATTGGCCGCCTGCTGCCGGGGGTGGTGGGAAATCCCGAGTCGCTGGTGGAGGAATCACACTCCGACGGGCTGCTGGAATACCCGGTCTACACCAAGCCCTCCGTCTGGCGGGAGCGCGAAGTGCCCCCGGTGCTCCTCAGCGGCAACCACGGCCGGATCGCACAGTGGCGCCGCCACGAACAGTACCGCCGGACGGCGGAGCGCCGTCCGGACCTGCTGGAAGGGTTCGACGCCGGCAGCCTCCCGCGCGCGGACCGCACCGAACTGCACAACCTGGGCTACGACGTCGTGGACGGCAGGCTTGTCCGCCGCCCCGGCACGGCAGCTGCACAGTCGGGCTAG
- the thiC gene encoding phosphomethylpyrimidine synthase ThiC: MSTQNTQLNPALQPSDRVPGGASMPPETQSLKSHSLAYLGDEASGIRVPVTEIALEPSPNGQPNAPFRTYRTAGPGSDPVRGLDPFRAEWIVARGDTEAYSGRERNLLDDGRSAVRRGAASAEWKGAQPVPRRAVDGRTVTQMHYARQGVITQEMRFVALRENCDVELVRSEVAAGRAIIPNNINHPESEPMIIGKAFLVKINANIGNSAVTSSIAEEVDKLQWATQWGADTVMDLSTGDDIHTTREWIIRNSPVPIGTVPIYQALEKVNGEANALTWEIFRDTVIEQCEQGVDYMTIHAGVLLRYVPLTANRVTGIVSRGGSIMAGWCLAHHQENFLYTHFDELCEIFAKYDVAFSLGDGLRPGSTADANDAAQFAELDTLAELTQRAWEYDVQVMVEGPGHVPFHLVRENVERQQELCKGAPFYTLGPLVTDVAPGYDHITSAIGATEIARYGTAMLCYVTPKEHLGLPNKDDVKTGVITYKIAAHAADLAKGHPGAHERDDALSKARFEFRWRDQFALSLDPVTAESFHDETLPAEPAKTAHFCSMCGPKFCSMRISQDIRDEYGSADTQAALADLASGMRGKNEEFLAAGGKVYLPELRVPADG, translated from the coding sequence TTGAGTACGCAAAACACCCAGTTGAACCCTGCCCTCCAGCCGTCTGACAGGGTGCCCGGCGGCGCGTCCATGCCGCCGGAAACCCAGTCGTTGAAGTCGCATTCCCTCGCCTACCTCGGGGATGAGGCGTCCGGGATCCGGGTACCGGTGACGGAAATTGCCCTTGAGCCGTCCCCCAACGGCCAGCCGAACGCACCGTTCCGGACGTACCGGACGGCGGGGCCGGGAAGCGACCCCGTCCGCGGCCTGGACCCTTTCCGCGCGGAGTGGATCGTGGCGCGCGGAGACACCGAGGCCTACAGCGGCAGGGAACGCAACCTGCTGGACGACGGCCGCTCGGCCGTCCGCCGCGGCGCCGCCTCCGCGGAGTGGAAGGGCGCGCAGCCCGTGCCCCGCCGCGCCGTCGACGGCCGGACGGTGACGCAGATGCACTATGCCCGGCAGGGCGTCATCACGCAGGAAATGCGGTTCGTGGCGCTGCGCGAGAACTGCGATGTGGAATTGGTGCGCAGCGAAGTGGCTGCCGGCCGCGCCATCATTCCCAACAACATCAACCATCCGGAATCCGAGCCCATGATCATCGGCAAGGCCTTCCTGGTGAAGATCAACGCGAACATCGGCAACTCGGCCGTGACGAGTTCGATCGCCGAGGAAGTGGACAAGCTGCAGTGGGCAACCCAGTGGGGCGCGGACACCGTCATGGACTTGTCCACCGGCGATGACATCCACACCACGCGGGAGTGGATCATCCGCAACTCCCCGGTGCCCATTGGAACCGTCCCCATCTACCAGGCCTTGGAAAAGGTCAACGGTGAGGCCAACGCCCTGACCTGGGAAATCTTCCGGGACACCGTGATCGAACAGTGCGAACAGGGTGTGGACTACATGACCATCCACGCGGGCGTGCTGCTCCGCTATGTCCCGCTCACCGCCAACCGCGTCACCGGCATTGTCTCGCGGGGCGGCTCCATCATGGCGGGCTGGTGCCTGGCCCACCACCAGGAGAACTTCCTGTACACGCACTTCGACGAGCTGTGCGAAATCTTCGCCAAATACGACGTCGCCTTCTCGCTGGGCGACGGCCTCCGCCCCGGTTCGACGGCGGACGCCAACGACGCCGCGCAGTTCGCTGAGCTGGACACCCTCGCCGAACTGACGCAGCGGGCCTGGGAGTACGACGTGCAGGTGATGGTGGAGGGGCCGGGCCACGTTCCCTTCCACCTGGTCCGCGAGAACGTGGAGCGGCAGCAGGAGCTGTGCAAGGGTGCGCCCTTCTATACCCTGGGGCCCCTGGTGACGGATGTGGCGCCCGGGTATGACCACATCACCTCGGCCATTGGCGCCACCGAGATCGCCCGGTACGGCACAGCCATGCTCTGCTACGTCACGCCGAAGGAACACCTGGGCCTGCCCAACAAGGACGACGTGAAAACGGGCGTGATCACGTACAAGATCGCAGCGCACGCCGCGGACCTGGCCAAGGGCCACCCCGGGGCGCATGAGCGCGATGACGCCCTGTCCAAGGCGAGATTCGAATTCCGCTGGCGGGACCAGTTCGCGCTGTCCCTGGACCCCGTGACCGCGGAGTCGTTCCACGATGAGACGCTACCGGCCGAACCGGCCAAGACGGCGCACTTTTGCTCCATGTGCGGTCCGAAGTTCTGCTCCATGCGGATCAGCCAGGACATCCGGGACGAATATGGCTCAGCGGACACGCAGGCGGCGCTGGCGGACCTGGCCTCCGGCATGCGGGGGAAGAACGAGGAGTTCCTGGCAGCCGGCGGCAAGGTCTACCTGCCGGAGCTGCGGGTCCCCGCTGACGGCTAG
- the ffh gene encoding signal recognition particle protein → MFNSLSDRLTATFKNLRGKGRLTEADVDATVREIRRALLDADVAVPVVREFTGRVRERALGAEVSGALNPSQQIVKIVNEELVEILGGETRRIRLAKNGPTVIMLAGLQGAGKTTLAGKLSKWLKAQGHSPMLVACDLQRPNAVTQLQVVGQRANVPVFAPHPGATSTELDQPAGDPVAVARAGVEEARQKLHDVVIVDTAGRLGVDAGMMEQARQIRRAIVPNEVLFVIDSMIGQDAVNTALAFDEGVNFTGIVLSKLDGDARGGAALSVASVTGKPVMFASTGEGLDDFELFHPDRMASRILDMGDILTLIEQAEKAWDKDEAARMAKKFADQEDFTLEDFLAQMQQIRNMGSMKKMLMMMPGAQNIRQQLEQFDEREIDRVEAIVRSMTPHERLAPKIINGSRRARIARGSGVHVSEVNGLLERFAQAQKMMKKMAQGGMPGMPGMPGLPGAGGGARKNAKNAPKKKAKSGNPAKAAQERKDAEARRANAAKALPTGAAFGQQGGDFDPSSLNLPKGFDKFLGK, encoded by the coding sequence GTGTTCAATTCACTCTCTGACCGGTTGACAGCAACCTTCAAGAATCTCCGCGGCAAGGGCCGCCTTACGGAGGCCGATGTTGATGCCACCGTCCGGGAGATCCGCCGTGCCCTTCTGGACGCTGACGTCGCCGTTCCGGTGGTCCGCGAGTTCACCGGGCGCGTCCGCGAACGCGCACTGGGCGCCGAAGTCTCAGGCGCGCTGAACCCCAGCCAGCAGATCGTCAAGATCGTCAACGAGGAACTCGTGGAGATCCTCGGCGGTGAAACCCGGCGCATCCGGCTGGCAAAGAACGGCCCCACCGTCATCATGCTCGCCGGCCTCCAGGGCGCGGGCAAGACCACCCTGGCCGGCAAGCTGTCCAAATGGCTGAAGGCCCAGGGCCACAGCCCCATGCTGGTGGCCTGCGACCTCCAGCGCCCCAACGCCGTCACCCAGCTCCAGGTGGTAGGCCAGCGCGCCAACGTGCCGGTCTTCGCCCCGCACCCCGGAGCCACCTCCACGGAACTGGACCAGCCCGCCGGTGATCCGGTCGCCGTCGCCCGCGCCGGCGTGGAGGAAGCACGCCAGAAGCTGCACGACGTCGTGATCGTTGACACCGCCGGCCGCCTTGGCGTGGACGCCGGGATGATGGAGCAGGCCCGCCAGATCCGCCGCGCCATTGTCCCGAACGAAGTGTTGTTCGTGATCGACTCGATGATTGGCCAGGACGCCGTCAACACGGCGCTCGCGTTCGATGAAGGCGTGAACTTCACGGGCATCGTGCTGTCCAAGCTCGACGGCGATGCCCGGGGTGGTGCCGCGCTGTCCGTTGCGTCGGTCACCGGCAAGCCGGTCATGTTCGCCTCCACCGGTGAAGGCCTGGACGACTTCGAGCTCTTCCACCCGGACCGGATGGCCTCGCGCATCCTGGACATGGGCGACATCCTCACGCTCATCGAACAGGCCGAAAAAGCGTGGGACAAGGACGAAGCTGCCCGGATGGCGAAGAAGTTCGCCGACCAGGAAGACTTCACCCTCGAGGACTTCCTGGCCCAGATGCAGCAGATCCGCAACATGGGCTCCATGAAGAAGATGCTCATGATGATGCCGGGCGCCCAGAACATCCGGCAGCAGCTGGAGCAGTTCGACGAGCGGGAAATCGACCGCGTCGAAGCGATCGTCCGGTCCATGACCCCGCACGAGCGGCTTGCGCCCAAGATCATCAACGGCTCGCGTAGGGCCCGTATTGCCCGTGGTTCCGGCGTACATGTGTCGGAGGTCAACGGCCTGCTGGAGCGCTTCGCCCAGGCCCAAAAGATGATGAAGAAGATGGCCCAGGGCGGCATGCCGGGGATGCCAGGGATGCCCGGCCTTCCCGGAGCCGGGGGCGGCGCGCGGAAGAACGCAAAGAACGCACCCAAGAAGAAGGCAAAATCCGGCAACCCCGCCAAGGCCGCACAGGAGCGCAAGGACGCGGAAGCCCGCCGTGCCAACGCCGCCAAGGCGCTCCCCACCGGCGCTGCGTTCGGCCAGCAGGGCGGCGACTTCGACCCGTCCTCGCTGAACCTCCCCAAGGGCTTCGACAAGTTCCTGGGCAAGTAG
- a CDS encoding RNA-binding protein, producing MLAEALEHLVRGIVDSPDDVKVSSKSNRRGDTLEVRVHQDDLGRVIGRQGRTARALRTVVAALAGGEPVRVDVVDTDRRR from the coding sequence TTGCTGGCAGAAGCGCTGGAGCACCTGGTCCGCGGGATCGTTGATTCCCCGGACGACGTCAAGGTCAGTTCAAAGAGCAACCGCCGCGGGGACACCCTCGAGGTGCGCGTTCACCAGGACGACCTCGGACGGGTGATCGGCCGCCAGGGCCGCACGGCACGCGCACTGCGCACCGTGGTGGCAGCACTGGCCGGCGGCGAACCGGTAAGGGTCGACGTCGTCGACACCGACCGCCGCCGCTGA
- a CDS encoding alpha/beta fold hydrolase, with protein sequence MFKQRVVFVHGAGSFGAAAWPRQHGMALSYDALFLRRHGYDAAAEPVDSSFTEDTAIILRSLGDDGRGAAGGHVVAHAQGAIAAMMAAVERPDLVFSLTLVEPACLSLTAELPATAAHIRLMQPLFDVRHQLSDDDFQREFVRRIYATDLQQPATTEEKRSARRLRLQEPSWEAPLHIVPGVPTLVLTGGWEPLYEEIAGYLRETGALHRVAAGGHRPQDSRDGDRAIRQFISGVGRSQPARAS encoded by the coding sequence ATGTTCAAGCAGAGGGTAGTTTTCGTGCACGGCGCCGGAAGTTTCGGTGCCGCCGCATGGCCGCGCCAGCACGGCATGGCGCTGTCCTATGACGCCCTGTTCCTCCGCCGGCACGGCTACGATGCCGCCGCGGAGCCGGTGGATTCGTCGTTCACGGAAGATACCGCGATCATCCTGCGGTCCCTGGGCGACGACGGCCGTGGCGCTGCCGGCGGACACGTCGTTGCGCACGCCCAGGGGGCAATCGCCGCCATGATGGCCGCCGTCGAACGCCCGGACCTGGTCTTTTCCCTGACGCTGGTGGAGCCCGCCTGCCTGTCCCTGACGGCGGAACTGCCGGCCACGGCCGCCCACATCCGCCTGATGCAGCCACTGTTCGACGTCCGCCACCAGCTCAGCGATGACGACTTCCAGCGCGAGTTTGTCCGCCGGATCTACGCCACCGACCTGCAGCAGCCTGCCACCACCGAGGAGAAGCGGTCCGCGCGGCGGCTGCGGCTCCAGGAGCCTTCCTGGGAAGCGCCGTTGCATATTGTTCCCGGCGTCCCCACCTTGGTCCTGACTGGTGGCTGGGAGCCGCTGTACGAGGAAATTGCCGGGTACCTCCGGGAGACCGGCGCCCTGCACCGCGTTGCCGCGGGAGGGCACCGGCCCCAGGACTCCCGGGACGGGGACCGGGCCATCCGCCAGTTCATCAGCGGGGTCGGCAGGAGCCAGCCAGCCCGGGCGTCCTAG
- a CDS encoding amidohydrolase family protein produces MAGIINFPGPVLTAPDTVRHGLWSVDGRLTFSRPAAAPDRVLDGWVLPGFVDAHCHIGLGATGPVEPAAARDQAEADLSAGTLLVRDAGSPADTRWMQGGVDFPVLIRAGRHIARTRRYLRGFAEEVEPEGLVEAVRKQARDGDGWVKLVGDWIDRSAGDLSPSFPAAVVRDAVQAAHDEGARVTAHCFAEDTLDQVLDAGIDCVEHATGLLPRHVPRFVEQGVPIVPTLINIATFPDIAAQAEPKFPRYAAHMRVLWEGRMERVAQAHAAGVRIFAGTDAGSVIRHGRITDEILALHGAGLPMEAALDAACWAARAWLGADGMEEGARADVVVCREDPRAAPETITALEHVVLGGRIIR; encoded by the coding sequence ATGGCAGGCATCATCAACTTCCCCGGCCCCGTCCTGACCGCACCGGACACGGTGCGGCACGGGCTCTGGTCCGTGGACGGCAGGCTTACGTTCAGCCGGCCGGCGGCTGCTCCGGACCGGGTTTTGGATGGCTGGGTGCTGCCGGGCTTCGTGGACGCCCACTGCCACATTGGGCTTGGGGCCACTGGTCCGGTCGAGCCCGCGGCGGCCAGGGACCAGGCGGAGGCGGACCTTAGCGCGGGAACCCTGCTGGTCCGGGACGCGGGCTCGCCGGCAGATACCCGCTGGATGCAGGGCGGAGTGGACTTCCCGGTGCTGATCCGGGCCGGGCGCCATATTGCCCGGACGCGCCGCTACCTGCGGGGCTTCGCCGAGGAAGTGGAACCCGAGGGCCTCGTGGAGGCCGTCCGGAAGCAGGCGCGCGACGGCGACGGCTGGGTCAAGCTCGTGGGGGACTGGATTGACCGGAGCGCCGGCGACCTGTCGCCGTCCTTTCCTGCCGCCGTCGTACGCGATGCCGTCCAGGCGGCACACGACGAAGGTGCCCGGGTAACAGCGCACTGCTTCGCTGAAGACACCCTGGACCAGGTGCTGGACGCGGGCATCGACTGCGTCGAGCACGCTACCGGGCTCCTTCCCCGCCACGTGCCCCGGTTCGTGGAGCAGGGCGTACCGATCGTGCCCACGCTCATCAATATCGCCACCTTCCCCGACATTGCTGCGCAGGCGGAGCCCAAGTTCCCGCGTTATGCCGCCCACATGCGCGTCCTCTGGGAAGGCAGGATGGAGCGGGTGGCGCAAGCCCATGCCGCGGGTGTACGCATCTTTGCCGGTACCGATGCCGGCAGCGTGATACGGCACGGCAGGATCACGGACGAAATCCTCGCCCTGCACGGCGCCGGCCTGCCCATGGAGGCGGCCCTGGACGCCGCCTGCTGGGCAGCCCGTGCGTGGCTGGGAGCGGACGGGATGGAGGAGGGTGCCCGCGCCGACGTCGTTGTATGCCGGGAAGACCCGCGGGCGGCACCGGAGACCATTACGGCCCTGGAGCACGTGGTGCTGGGCGGGCGGATTATTCGCTGA
- a CDS encoding VOC family protein, which produces MTGSASSQDLLPADLAMGTVMLKVGDMKVMTDYYQRALGLEVVAEQDGGLYLGRLGRPLVHLAPAPGLHLPGRGEAGLFHTALLFEDQASLAATVATAAQYEPRAFTGSADHLVSEAFYFTDPEGNGIELYWDRPRSNWSWNGTDVVMDSLALPPQRYLEQYLTEESLEGQRQTAAGVGHVHLQVGDVQTARDFYVGTLGFEKTAGWHGQALFVSAGRYHHHMAMNVWNSRGAGPRKDTLGLGEVLIEVPSGDDVGALTDRLKVAGVPAHHTGSELRFEDPWRNRIRVAVR; this is translated from the coding sequence ATGACCGGATCAGCCAGCAGCCAGGATCTTCTTCCTGCCGACCTCGCCATGGGCACCGTGATGCTCAAGGTGGGCGACATGAAGGTCATGACCGACTACTACCAGCGCGCACTCGGCCTTGAGGTGGTCGCCGAACAGGACGGCGGGCTCTACCTTGGCCGCCTGGGCCGGCCGTTGGTCCACCTTGCGCCGGCTCCCGGACTGCACCTTCCCGGCAGGGGAGAGGCGGGCCTGTTCCATACCGCGCTCCTTTTCGAGGACCAGGCTTCCCTCGCCGCCACCGTCGCCACTGCCGCACAGTACGAGCCGCGGGCCTTCACCGGCAGCGCCGACCACCTGGTCAGCGAAGCCTTCTACTTCACCGACCCCGAGGGCAACGGCATCGAACTGTACTGGGACCGTCCCCGCAGCAACTGGTCCTGGAACGGGACGGACGTGGTGATGGACAGCCTGGCGCTCCCGCCGCAGCGCTACCTCGAGCAGTACCTCACCGAAGAGTCCCTGGAGGGACAGCGGCAAACGGCCGCCGGCGTGGGACACGTCCACCTCCAGGTTGGCGATGTGCAGACCGCCCGGGATTTCTACGTGGGCACTCTGGGGTTCGAAAAGACCGCAGGCTGGCACGGGCAGGCACTGTTCGTTTCCGCAGGCCGCTACCACCACCACATGGCCATGAACGTCTGGAACAGCCGCGGCGCCGGTCCGCGCAAGGACACCCTTGGGCTTGGCGAGGTGCTCATCGAGGTTCCGTCCGGGGACGACGTCGGAGCGCTGACCGACCGCCTCAAGGTTGCCGGGGTGCCGGCCCACCACACCGGCTCGGAGCTTCGGTTCGAGGATCCGTGGCGCAACCGTATCCGCGTCGCCGTCCGCTGA
- a CDS encoding P-II family nitrogen regulator — protein MKLITAIVRPEKLDAIREGLEAYGVQGLTVSAASGYGRQRGYTEVYRGAEYNVDLLPKIRVEVLATDEQADDILDVIIASSNTGRAGDGKVWTMDVHEAVRVRTGERGVAAI, from the coding sequence ATGAAACTGATCACTGCAATCGTCAGGCCGGAAAAGCTCGATGCAATCCGGGAAGGGCTGGAAGCCTATGGGGTCCAGGGCCTGACCGTCAGCGCAGCCAGCGGCTACGGCCGGCAGCGCGGCTACACCGAGGTCTACCGCGGAGCGGAATACAACGTGGACCTCCTGCCCAAGATCCGGGTGGAAGTCCTGGCCACGGACGAGCAGGCCGATGACATCCTGGACGTGATCATTGCCAGTTCGAACACCGGCCGGGCCGGGGACGGCAAGGTCTGGACCATGGACGTGCATGAAGCGGTGCGGGTCCGGACCGGGGAACGCGGAGTGGCTGCCATCTAA
- the rpsP gene encoding 30S ribosomal protein S16 has translation MAVKIRLKRFGKMRAPYYRIVVADSRTKRDGRAIEEIGKYHPTEEPSFIEVNSERAQYWLSVGAQPSEQVAAILKITGDWQKFKGLPGQEGTLKTKVAKEAFVAPEKGSVIIPEAITKKASKSDAAEAPADAEAETTEAE, from the coding sequence GTGGCCGTAAAGATTCGCCTTAAGCGCTTCGGCAAGATGCGCGCCCCGTACTACCGCATCGTCGTTGCGGACTCACGCACCAAGCGTGATGGCCGCGCCATCGAGGAGATCGGCAAGTACCACCCCACCGAAGAGCCCTCGTTCATCGAGGTTAACTCCGAGCGTGCCCAGTACTGGCTGTCCGTCGGCGCCCAGCCGTCCGAGCAGGTTGCCGCGATCCTGAAGATCACCGGTGACTGGCAGAAGTTCAAGGGCCTGCCGGGCCAGGAAGGCACCCTCAAGACCAAGGTCGCGAAGGAAGCTTTCGTTGCTCCGGAGAAGGGCTCGGTCATCATCCCGGAAGCCATCACCAAGAAGGCCTCCAAGTCTGACGCTGCCGAGGCCCCGGCCGACGCCGAAGCTGAGACCACCGAGGCTGAGTAG
- the rimM gene encoding ribosome maturation factor RimM (Essential for efficient processing of 16S rRNA) produces the protein MQLQVARIGKPHGIRGEVTVQVLTDAPEDRFVPGTEFVVEPSASGPLTVSSARWNKDILLLGFEEVADRNQAETLRGAKLFIETEELDEDDDEGWYEHELVGLEARVESRVVGKVTALNTMPVQDLLVVTTPGGDEILIPFVEQIVPEVNIEEGFILLTPPDGLFGINSDEAAAPEAEGNA, from the coding sequence ATGCAGCTTCAGGTGGCACGGATTGGCAAGCCGCACGGCATTCGCGGGGAGGTCACCGTCCAGGTGCTTACGGACGCCCCGGAAGACAGGTTTGTCCCCGGAACGGAGTTCGTGGTGGAGCCTTCAGCGTCCGGCCCGCTGACTGTGAGCAGCGCGCGCTGGAACAAGGACATCCTGCTGCTCGGTTTTGAGGAAGTGGCGGACCGCAACCAAGCCGAGACGCTCCGCGGCGCCAAGCTCTTCATCGAAACCGAAGAGCTGGACGAGGACGACGACGAAGGCTGGTATGAGCACGAACTGGTCGGCCTGGAAGCCCGGGTCGAGTCCCGGGTGGTGGGCAAGGTGACAGCCCTCAACACCATGCCGGTCCAGGACCTGCTGGTGGTCACCACCCCGGGTGGCGACGAGATCCTCATTCCGTTCGTGGAACAGATCGTCCCTGAGGTGAACATCGAGGAAGGCTTCATTCTCCTCACCCCGCCGGACGGCCTCTTCGGCATCAACTCGGACGAAGCCGCCGCCCCGGAAGCGGAAGGCAACGCCTAG
- a CDS encoding glucose-6-phosphate dehydrogenase produces the protein MTSQTTVKTLLILGASGDLTGRLLLPGLARLVAAGRAEGLALVGAGSDPWTPEQWRGRVESSFAAAAGAAGDAGKDALESMRKETAYHQVDVTEKGALAALLAGLQGPVAVYFALPPRISQLACETLQPEEVPEGTRLVMEKPFGSSEESARSLNRTLGRLVPEDHIHRVDHFLGKATVLNILGLRFANNFLEPVWNRQHVEKVEIFFDEDLALEGRARYYDGAGALRDMIQSHLLQVMAIMAIEPPATIGERDLRDAVSAVLRAGSVKDPVTDSRRARYTAGSVAGKQVPDYAAEEGVDAARGTETLAEIEVGIDNWRWRGVPFILRSGKALGDKRKEAVVTFLPVPHLPKGFTGVDSPNQLRIGFGPDTLEFDVDVNGPGNIFSLGRVTLEAELSASDLLPYGEVLEGVLAGDPLLSVRSDTAEDCWRIVEPVLRAWEQSSVPLEEYDAGSAGPASWPTNRQKD, from the coding sequence ATGACGAGCCAAACGACTGTGAAGACCTTGCTCATCCTCGGCGCCTCGGGCGACCTCACCGGCAGGCTCCTCCTCCCGGGCCTGGCCCGCCTTGTTGCGGCCGGCCGTGCGGAAGGCTTGGCCCTGGTGGGCGCCGGCTCGGATCCGTGGACGCCGGAACAGTGGCGCGGGCGGGTGGAGTCGTCCTTCGCCGCTGCTGCCGGCGCGGCAGGTGATGCCGGGAAGGACGCCCTGGAGTCGATGCGGAAGGAAACGGCCTACCACCAGGTGGACGTGACGGAGAAGGGCGCCCTCGCAGCCCTGCTCGCCGGGCTGCAAGGGCCGGTGGCGGTCTACTTTGCCCTTCCGCCGCGTATCAGTCAGCTGGCCTGCGAGACACTCCAGCCGGAAGAGGTTCCGGAAGGCACCCGGCTGGTCATGGAGAAGCCGTTCGGTTCCAGTGAGGAGTCGGCCCGCTCGCTGAACCGGACCCTTGGCCGCCTGGTACCGGAGGACCACATCCACCGGGTGGACCATTTCCTGGGCAAGGCCACGGTCCTGAACATCCTGGGCCTGCGGTTCGCCAACAACTTCCTGGAACCCGTGTGGAACCGGCAGCATGTGGAAAAGGTGGAGATCTTCTTTGACGAAGACCTGGCGCTGGAAGGCCGTGCGCGCTACTACGACGGTGCCGGCGCCCTCCGCGACATGATCCAGAGCCACCTCCTGCAGGTCATGGCCATCATGGCGATCGAGCCTCCGGCCACCATCGGCGAGCGCGATCTTCGCGATGCGGTCTCCGCCGTCCTCCGCGCCGGCAGCGTCAAGGATCCCGTCACTGATTCCCGGCGGGCCCGATACACGGCGGGTTCGGTGGCGGGAAAGCAGGTGCCCGATTACGCCGCGGAGGAGGGAGTGGATGCGGCGCGCGGAACTGAGACACTGGCCGAGATCGAGGTGGGAATCGACAACTGGCGCTGGCGGGGCGTCCCCTTCATCCTGCGCTCCGGCAAGGCCCTCGGGGACAAGCGCAAGGAAGCGGTGGTTACGTTCCTCCCGGTGCCCCACCTCCCGAAGGGGTTTACCGGCGTGGACTCCCCCAACCAGCTGCGGATCGGCTTTGGTCCGGACACGCTGGAGTTCGACGTCGACGTCAACGGACCCGGGAACATCTTCAGCCTGGGCCGGGTCACCCTGGAAGCGGAACTGAGCGCCTCGGATCTCCTGCCCTACGGTGAAGTGCTGGAGGGTGTCCTGGCCGGCGACCCGCTGCTGTCCGTCCGGAGCGACACGGCAGAGGACTGCTGGCGGATTGTTGAGCCGGTGCTTAGGGCGTGGGAACAGAGCAGCGTCCCGTTGGAGGAGTACGACGCCGGCTCGGCCGGCCCGGCGTCCTGGCCCACCAACCGGCAGAAGGACTGA